The following proteins come from a genomic window of Nicotiana tomentosiformis chromosome 12, ASM39032v3, whole genome shotgun sequence:
- the LOC104091125 gene encoding peroxidase 64-like — MAIPRSCLIALVFAFALFSSNAVNALSSNYYDNTCPRAESTITKVVKKAMLNDKTVPAALLRMHFHDCFVRGCDGSVLLDSTRNNKAEKDGPPNIALHAFYVIDAVKKQIEDLCPGIVSCADILALAARDAVALSGGPTWDVPKGRKDGRISKATETRQIPSPTFNISQLQQNFAQRGLSLDDLVALSGGHTLGFSHCSSFQNRIHKFDKSHDIDPTLQTSFAATLQNVCPMHNKVKNAGATMDSTTTLFDNAYYKILMNGKSLFSSDESLLTTIRAKKLVSKYASSQDEFFKAFANSMIKMSSINGNGQEVRLDCRFTR, encoded by the exons ATGGCAATACCAAGATCATGTCTTATTGCTCTAGTCTTTGCTTTTGCATTGTTTTCCAGTAATGCAGTGAACGCATTGAGCTCCAATTACTATGACAATACATGTCCCAGGGCTGAGTCGACCATCACCAAAGTCGTGAAGAAAGCTATGTTGAATGACAAAACAGTTCCTGCTGCACTTTTAAGGATGCACTTCCATGATTGTTTCGTTAGA GGTTGTGATGGTTCTGTGTTGCTGGACTCCACAAGAAACAACAAAGCAGAGAAAGATGGCCCCCCTAATATTGCATTGCACGCATTCTATGTCATCGACGCTGTTAAGAAACAAATCGAAGATTTGTGCCCTGGAATTGTCTCTTGTGCTGATATTTTGGCTCTCGCTGCTCGGGATGCTGTTGCTCTT TCTGGAGGTCCTACTTGGGATGTGCCAAAAGGTAGAAAAGATGGAAGAATCTCCAAAGCCACTGAAACCCGACAAATACCTTCTCCCACATTCAACATTTCTCAACTGCAACAAAACTTCGCCCAAAGAGGCCTTTCTTTGGATGATTTGGTTGCGCTTTCAG GAGGGCACACTCTTGGATTCTCTCATTGTTCTTCCTTCCAAAACAGAATCCACAAGTTCGACAAGAGTCACGACATTGATCCAACACTACAAACATCATTTGCAGCCACTCTACAGAATGTTTGCCCCATGCACAACAAGGTCAAAAATGCAGGTGCCACCATGGATTCTACTACAACCTTATTCGACAACGCCTACTACAAGATACTAATGAATGGCAAGAGCCTTTTCTCTTCTGATGAATCTTTGCTCACAACTATAAGGGCCAAGAAACTAGTTTCAAAATATGCTAGCTCTCAGGATGAGTTCTTTAAAGCATTTGCCAATTCTATGATCAAGATGAGTAGTATAAATGGTAATGGACAAGAAGTTAGGCTGGATTGCAGATTTACTAGATGA
- the LOC104091126 gene encoding GDSL esterase/lipase EXL3-like, whose protein sequence is MLCSRRVFSLRVMLWFYVVLLWLCACEGKTQLPKNLNIKAVFVFGDSIVDQGNNNNITTLMKCNFPPYGKDFIDGKPTGRFTNAKTPADLIVEELGIKELMPAYLDPKLQAKDLKTGVSFASGACGYDPQTAAIASVIPLSTQLNHFQEYVGKLKGLVGEEEANTILHSSLYFVVAGSNDLANTYFTIGLRQKQYDINSYTDLMVDGAADFIRELYKLGARKIGVFGIPPVGCLPFQRTMSGGIFRMCVEEYNEAAQLANTKLSAAINDSLSNKLPQSKLVFIDLYDPMLDLIVNPQKYGFEVVEKGCCGTGNIEVLLLCKYGGTCEDDTKYLFWDSYHPTERGYRILVDQMMKKYINSFT, encoded by the exons ATGTTGTGTTCTCGTAGGGTATTTTCTTTACGTGTGATGCTATGGTTCTATGTTGTTCTCCTGTGGCTTTGTGCATGCGAAGGGAAGACGCAGCTACCAAAGAACTTGAATATAAAAGCTGTTTTTGTGTTCGGAGATTCCATCGTTGATCaaggaaataataacaatataacAACGCTGATGAAATGTAATTTTCCACCGTACGGGAAAGACTTTATAGATGGAAAGCCAACTGGAAGGTTTACTAATGCCAAAACGCCGGCGGACTTGATAG TGGAAGAACTGGGAATTAAAGAGCTAATGCCAGCTTATCTTGACCCCAAATTGCAAGCTAAAGATCTTAAAACTGGAGTAAGTTTTGCTTCAGGAGCTTGCGGATACGACCCTCAAACAGCTGCCATTGCG TCAGTAATACCACTATCTACACAATTAAATCATTTTCAAGAATATGTTGGGAAGCTAAAGGGATTAGTTGGAGAAGAAGAAGCCAACACCATACTACACAGCAGCCTATACTTTGTGGTAGCCGGAAGTAATGACCTAGCCAACACATACTTCACCATCGGACTTCGCCAAAAACAGTATGATATTAACTCATATACTGATCTTATGGTGGATGGAGCTGCAGATTTTATCCGA GAATTGTACAAGTTGGGAGCAAGAAAGATAGGGGTATTTGGGATTCCACCAGTTGGATGCTTGCCATTCCAGAGAACAATGAGTGGAGGAAtatttagaatgtgtgtggagGAATACAATGAAGCTGCACAATTGGCCAACACTAAGTTATCAGCTGCCATTAATGATTCACTATCCAACAAGTTGCCTCAATCCAAGCTCGTTTTCATTGACCTCTATGATCCTATGCTTGATCTCATTGTCAACCCTCAAAAATATG GATTTGAAGTGGTAGAAAAAGGATGCTGTGGTACAGGAAACATAGAGGTGCTCTTGCTATGCAAATACGGTGGGACATGTGAAGATGACACAAAATATTTGTTCTGGGATAGTTATCATCCCACTGAAAGAGGCTACAGGATCCTTGTTGATCAAATGATGAAAAAGTATATCAATAGTTTCacataa
- the LOC104091124 gene encoding peroxidase 64-like gives MAPYVSQQSAKSKLSIKKDRLNLAKISSYIMAVPRSCLIALVFAFALFSSTAVNALSSNYYENTCPKAESTITKVVKKAMLNDKTVPAALLRMHFHDCFVRGCDGSVLLNSTRNNKAEKDGPPNISLHAFYVIDAVKKQIEDLCPGVVSCADILAIAARDAVALSGGPTWDVPKGRKDGRISKATETRQLPSPTFNISQLQQNFAQRGLSLDDLVTLSGGHTLGFSHCSSFQNRIHKFDNSHDIDPTLQTSFAASLQNVCPMHNKVKNAGATMDSTTTLFDNAYYKLLMKGKSLFSSDESLLTTSRTKRLVSKYASSQEEFFKAFANSMIKMSSISGNGQEVRLDCRFTR, from the exons ATGGCACCTTATGTCTCACAGCAAAGTGCAAAGTCTAAACTAAGCATAAAGAAAGATAGGCTTAATTTGGCAAAAATAAGTAGTTATATTATGGCAGTACCAAGATCATGTCTTATTGCTCTAGTCTTTGCTTTTGCATTGTTTTCCAGTACTGCAGTGAACGCACTAAGCTCCAATTACTATGAGAATACATGCCCCAAGGCCGAGTCAACCATCACCAAAGTTGTTAAGAAAGCTATGTTGAATGACAAAACAGTTCCGGCTGCACTTTTAAGGATGCACTTCCATGATTGTTTCGTTAGA GGTTGTGATGGCTCTGTGCTGCTGAACTCAACGAGAAACAATAAAGCAGAAAAAGATGGACCCCCTAACATCTCATTGCATGCATTCTATGTCATAGACGCTGTTAAGAAACAAATTGAGGATTTGTGCCCTGGAGTGGTCTCTTGTGCTGATATTTTAGCTATCGCTGCTAGGGATGCTGTTGCTCTT TCTGGAGGTCCTACTTGGGATGTGCCAAAAGGTAGAAAAGATGGAAGAATCTCCAAAGCCACGGAAACCCGACAATTACCTTCTCCCACATTCAACATTTCTCAACTGCAACAAAACTTTGCCCAAAGAGGCCTTTCTTTGGATGATTTGGTTACACTTTCAG GAGGGCACACTCTTGGATTCTCTCATTGTTCTTCCTTCCAAAACAGAATCCACAAGTTCGACAATAGTCACGACATTGATCCAACACTACAAACATCATTTGCAGCCAGTCTACAGAATGTTTGCCCAATGCACAACAAGGTCAAAAATGCAGGTGCCACCATGGATTCTACTACAACTTTATTCGACAACGCCTACTACAAGCTACTAATGAAGGGAAAGAGCCTTTTCTCTTCTGATGAATCTTTGCTCACAACTTCAAGGACAAAAAGACTAGTTTCGAAGTATGCTAGCTCCCAAGAAGAGTTCTTTAAAGCGTTCGCTAATTCTATGATCAAGATGAGTAGCATAAGTGGTAATGGACAAGAAGTTAGACTGGACTGCAGATTTACCAGATGA